The following coding sequences lie in one Xanthomonas hyacinthi genomic window:
- the lipB gene encoding lipoyl(octanoyl) transferase LipB, producing the protein MDAVAGTTVLAPALPPCRVRDLGRQPYAPVWRAMQRFTDAREETSADELWVVEHEPVFTLGQAGKPEHVLAPGDIPVLHVDRGGQVTYHGPGQLVVYPLLDLRRLRIGVRDYVCRIEQAIIDTLDEWNILGQRRDGAPGVYVGAAKVAALGIRVRRGCTFHGLSFNVAMDLEPFHRINPCGYQGLQVTSVLDLGGPSGMQAVTPVLLAQLARQFGLTLQPLDALPDLTLTHAA; encoded by the coding sequence GTGGACGCTGTAGCCGGCACCACCGTTCTGGCGCCGGCGCTGCCGCCGTGCCGGGTCCGCGATCTCGGCCGCCAGCCCTACGCGCCGGTGTGGCGGGCGATGCAGCGCTTCACCGATGCGCGCGAGGAAACCAGCGCCGACGAGCTGTGGGTGGTCGAGCACGAGCCGGTGTTCACCCTCGGCCAGGCCGGCAAGCCCGAGCACGTGCTGGCACCGGGCGACATCCCGGTGCTGCACGTGGACCGCGGCGGCCAGGTCACCTACCACGGCCCCGGCCAGCTGGTGGTGTACCCGCTGCTGGACCTGCGCCGGCTCAGGATCGGCGTGCGCGACTACGTGTGCCGGATCGAGCAGGCCATCATCGACACGCTGGACGAATGGAACATCCTCGGCCAGCGCCGCGACGGCGCGCCCGGGGTCTACGTCGGTGCGGCCAAGGTCGCCGCGCTCGGCATCCGCGTGCGCCGCGGCTGCACCTTCCACGGCCTGTCGTTCAACGTGGCGATGGATCTGGAGCCGTTCCACCGCATCAACCCCTGCGGCTACCAGGGCCTGCAGGTGACCTCGGTGCTAGACTTGGGCGGTCCCTCCGGCATGCAGGCCGTCACACCGGTGCTGCTGGCCCAACTGGCGCGCCAGTTCGGGCTGACCCTGCAGCCGCTCGACGCCTTGCCCGACCTCACGCTCACGCACGCGGCCTGA